One part of the Phragmites australis chromosome 3, lpPhrAust1.1, whole genome shotgun sequence genome encodes these proteins:
- the LOC133912508 gene encoding probable nucleolar protein 5-2, which yields MLVLFETPAGFALFKVLDEGKLDKVEDLWKEFTTSDSARKVVELKAFNKFENTSDALSAATLIIDSKPSKSLRKFLQKHCEGETLAVADSKLGNAIKEKLKIDCLHNSAVMELMRGLRNQLTELISGLGAQDLGPMSLGLSHSLSRYKLKFSPEKVDTMIIQAIGLLDDLDKELNTYAMRVREWYGWHFPELTKIVTDNIQYAKVVKMMGNRVNAVNLDFSEILSDEEVEAQLKEAAVISMGTEVSGIDLLNIRELCDQVLALSEYRAQLYDYLRSRMNTIAPNLTALVGELVGARLIAHGGSLLNLAKQPGSTIQILGAEKALFRALKTKHSTPKYGLIYHASLIGQAAPKHKGKISRSLAAKTALAIRYDALGDGEDNSIGLESRLKLETRLRVLEGKELGKSAGSTKGKPKIEMYEKDRKKGAGALMTPAKTYNPAADVVLGQSTEETTKKPELASKKRKHHEVETAAPTEPAEEPIQEDGDQEDRKKKKKKKSKEIEETSAVDADGDKKKKKKSKESEEAASTAEGEKKKKKKKSDADGEDVGMQTEESGKKDKKKKKKKHTDE from the exons ATGTTGGTGCTGTTCGAGACCCCCGCGGGGTTCGCCCTCTTCAAGGTGCTCGACGAGGGGAAGCTCGACAAGGTCGAG GATCTATGGAAGGAGTTCACGACGTCGGACTCGGCGAGGAAG GTAGTTGAGCTGAAGgctttcaacaagtttgagAACACATCCGATGCCCTCTCTGCTGCTACCCTGATCATTGATAGCAAGCCTAGCAAGAGTTTGCGCAAGTTCTTGCAGAAGCACTGTGAGGGTGAAACATTAGCTGTTGCGGATTCTAAACTTGGAAATGCTATAAAAGAAAAGCTG AAAATTGACTGCCTTCACAATAGTGCTGTGATGGAGCTGATGAGAGGACTGAGAAATCAGCTTACTGAGCTTATATCTGGGTTGGGTGCACAGGACCTTGGTCCAATGAGCCTGGGATTGTCCCACAGCTTGTCTAGGTACAAACTTAAGTTCAGTCCGGAAAAG GTTGATACTATGATCATTCAAGCCATTGGCTTATTGGATGATCTTGACAAGGAGCTTAACACTTATGCCATGAGGGTTCGTGAATGGTATGGTTGGCACTTTCCAGAGCTAACTAAAATAGTGACAGATAATATACAGTATGCCAAAGTTGTGAAGATGATGGGCAACAGAGTTAATGCAGTTAACCTTGATTTCTCTGAG ATATTGTCAGACGAAGAGGTAGAAGCACAGCTAAAGGAGGCAGCAGTAATATCCATGGGAACAGAAGTTAGTGGCATTGACTTGTTAAATATCAGGGAGCTATGTGATCAAGTGTTGGCTCTTTCTGAGTACAGAGCCCAGCTGTATGACTATTTAAGAAGTAGGATGAACACTATCGCGCCAAATCTGACCGCACTCGTGGGCGAATTAGTTGGTGCTCGCCTTATTGCGCACGGTGGCAGTTTGCTAAATTTGGCCAAGCAGCCTGGCAGCACGATTCAGATACTTGGTGCAGAGAAG GCTTTGTTCAGAGCTCTAAAGACAAAGCATTCTACACCAAAGTACGGCCTCATCTACCATGCATCCTTAATTGGTCAGGCAGCTCCAAAGCACAAAGGGAAGATCTCGCGTTCTCTTGCTGCAAAAACTGCTCTTGCCATCCGGTATGATGCCCTTGGTGATGGTGAGGACAACTCCATTGGCCTTGAGAGTCGACTCAAG CTTGAGACACGGCTTCGAGTTCTTGAGGGTAAAGAACTAGGAAAATCTGCAGGTTCCACAAAGGGAAAACCCAAGATAGAAATGTATGAAAAGGACCGGAAAAAGGGTGCTGGTGCTTTAATGACTCCTGCTAAG ACATACAATCCAGCAGCTGATGTGGTACTTGGTCAATCCACTGAAGAAACAACTAAGAAGCCAGAATTGGCTTCAAAGAAGAGAAAACATCATGAGGTGGAGACCGCAGCGCCAACTGAGCCTGCAGAGGAACCAATCCAAGAGGATGGTGACCAGGAGGacaggaagaaaaagaagaaaaagaagtccAAGGAAATCGAGGAGACTTCTGCAGTCGATGCTGATGgtgacaagaaaaagaaaaagaagtccAAGGAGAGCGAGGAGGCTGCTTCTACTGCAGAAggcgagaagaagaagaaaaagaagaaatctGATGCGGATGGTGAGGATGTCGGCATGCAAACTGAAGAGTCCGGTAAgaaagataaaaagaaaaagaagaaaaagcacaCTGATGAATGA